CCATAGAATTTTGTCTATTTCCTGAATATTTTGTGCGTAATGATACTACTTCAGCAGACAATTCCATGGATTTCGCTGAAATATGGAAAGTTTTTGATTATATTAACCAAACCAGCTGAGCTCGCAAAGAAAATGAGGTGCGGTATAAGAAAgtgatgaaaaaatgaaaacatttttctattttttgaaaattgtcgAATTGGCGACGGGACTAGGATGAGCATTGTAACTCACCGCTAGATTTTCGCCCAGCAAtcttatattttgaattttcagcAGGAAATTCCCCAGATGCATCTGAAAAACGAAAGTATAGTAGGTCATTGAAAAATAAACTGTATGCTGCTTAGAACATACGTTTCAAATTTGGTTTGCTAAGTAGATATCTTGAATCTTTATAATTTCCTGAAACGTGATGAATTTTTAGTGGTTAAATTAAGGCTCATATTAGTAATTCATGGATTGATAACAAAGAAGAAAGAAATAAAAGAGTGATGAAAAAATAATGGAATCTTTcttcaatttgaaaatgaacaaatTGGTGACGGAACTAGGATCTGAATGGTTTGACTCTGATGATATCCAAATTATATTGGCACTGATTTGTTGAGGGTCAGGTGAGCTAGATTCATCAAACATTGGTTTTCGCCCATTACTGATtgagaattgaaaatttgaatgaaaaattgtgaattcGATCGAAGTATTTTGAGACTTACTCTTCGGTTTTAACCTATCGATTACAGATTTTTTACTGGATGGAGGCAATTTATTTGCTGATTCCTTATATTTCTCTGAaacatgaaaaatgattttgtaCTATCTAGTGGTATGGCCactgaataaaaacaaaacaagaaACTATTCtcttctattcaaaatattcgaATTGGTGCCGAAGCAAGGACATCCTCACATAAATTAAACTGACGGTTGAGAATGTTAACGTTGTAATTTATTCCCGCTGTAGATTGAAAGGTACTTATATTATTCAACTTACTCTTACTCTTCCAAACTTTACTAGAATATTTCGATTCTTCCGAATCCTCACTGAGGTTATCTATTATTTCTGGAATGAGAAGAAAAAGGAATTGTacatataataatgaaataattaccGTCTGAATCCTGAACTGttcgaaatttcatttctgttgATTCAACATGAGTGGGAATTAAGGAATCTTTCATGGTCCCTAAAATCAAGAAAATATTCACATCTTactttcatatatttttcaatGTTAGGTATATTGTCTGAAAAAAAGATTTCTGACTTACTTTTCGAAGAAGGATTGACATTTCTTGACGCCAAGTTATTATTTCTATTTCCAGGTTCTATAATTTTATATAATCGTAATTATGATGGAACTGAATGAACAAAAATCACTTACTCTTTTTATAAAAAACTCGATGTTTCGGTTTTGGGGATACTACGTTATCAACCTCTTTGTTATTTGCAGTCGAATctgaaacttttattttttctgtttttttcttaCCCTCTGATTCAGGTTTTTTTGTAGCCACAACCTCATCATCCCCTTGATCTGCGTTCAAAAAACCTGTAATAATTGTAATTGTATCAACAAAAAGAACAATTCAATCTGGTATGTTTCAATCATGCTTTAAAAAAATTCCACACGGACAACATAGTGCTTTTTTTACTCACTCTTCCAATTCTCTTTGAATGAGGGATTTCTACTCCATTTAAGTTTATTCATCATTCCTGGAAGGttatgaaataataaataaaatggaaattaatatacCTCGTAGATATATTCCgaggaaaaataatgaaatatgaaGTGTTGACATATTGTTACTATATCAAGTCTCAAATAAACTAATTTTGTTCGCAAAAGATCATTTTGAAGAAATATGAGAAAATTGTGAGGAAAAATTATTACCAACCTTTTGAATTCTTTCTTTCTGGAATCTGGTCTTTATCGATTGCTTCTGGAAGTTTGgaagaattttctgaaattgataAATATCGTCGAAATATTACACATTCCATGCAAACAGAGAATTTTTTATTACCCACCCTTTGGTCTCGGATTTTGGACTGAATATTTCGATCTTGATCGTGTTACCTTATCATAATCGTTTTCATCAGGTCTTTGTTTGCGCCCTAAAATACATAGTATGTCAGTATTCTTGACTTTGAAACAAATTTTATTACGCAAGGAAAGAGAGTCACTAGCATTTCTCCATTATCTGTATCAAACACCTATTTTGCAGGTAGAAAAATATCCTTAATTGACTTTCTAGGTTTATTGTTTAATATGTTCAGAATgtatttttatgagttttttcattgaaataatgtGAAACACAAATAATGTTCTCAAATCATTTTCAAATGGTTGATTGATTAGGtatacttgtttttttttttcaaagtataGATGTTTTCATCATAGGAGTAACTTACGGGATTTAACAGTtggataaaaattttcaattatctgtattttttttctgtttttttcttaCCCTCTGATTCAGGTTTTTTTGATGCCACATCCTCATCATTCCCTAGACCTGCTTTCAATAAACCTGTAATATTTGTAATTGTATCAACAAAAAGAATAATTCAATCTGGTATGTTCGAATCATGCTTTAAAAAAATTCCACAAGGACAACATAATGCTTTTTTACTCACTCTTCCAATTCTCTTCGAATGAGGGATTTCTAACCCATTTAAGTTTATTCATCTTTCCTGGAAGGttatgaaataataaataaaatggaaattaatatacCTAGTATATATTCCgaggaaaataatgaaatatgaaGGATTGACATTGTTTCTATATCAAGTCTCAAATAAACTAATTTTGTTCGCAAAAGATCACTTTGAACGAATATGAGAAGAATGTGAGGAAAAAGTATTACTAACCTTTTGAATTCTTTCTATCTGGAATCTGGTCTTTATCCATTGCTTCTGGAAGTTTGgaagaattttctgaaattgataCATATCATCGATATATCACATATTCCATACAAACAGAGAATTTTTTATTACCCACCCTTTGGTCTTGGATTTTGGACTAAATATTTCGATCTTGATCGTGTTACCTTATCATAATCGTTTTCATCAGGTCTTTGTTTGGGCCCTAAAAAATATAGTATGTCAGTATTCTTGAAGTTGAAACAAATTTTATTACGCAAGGAAAGAAAGTCACTAGCATTTCTCCATTATCTGTATCAACACCTTTTTTGCAGGTAGAAAAATATCTGTAATTGACAGTTTATTGTTTAATGTTCAGAATgtatttttatgagttttttcattgaaacaaTGTGAAACACAATTAATGTTCTCGAATCATTTTCAAATAGTTGATTGATTCGGTatacttgattttttttcaaaatacctaatgaaaaaattcgaaGTTTTGTCATAGGAGTACCTAGAGTGATGAAACCTAAGGTTGGATAAACATTGTCCCTAATCTGTTGTTTTTCACTTACCACTTGAATCAGGTTTTTTTGGTACCACATCCTCTGGTATCTGATGTTGGACCGAATATTTCAATGCTGATCGTGCTTTTATACCATAATCCTTTTTAGGTCTTTGTTTGTCCCCTACGAAAAAGacatataatattaataaaaatataCTAGAGTATATTCAGCGAAAAAATGATTATTACCCACCCTTTGGTTTCAGATTTTGGACCGAATATTTCGATGCTGATCGTGCTTTTATACCATAATCCTTTTTAAGTCTTTCTTTGGCCCCTACGAAAAAGACATGCTTTATATAACACCTCAATAACATCACTAAATACCTCGAAATACATACAGagctaaaatttcaaattcatttcatccctataatgaaaacaaaattgTTAATCGCAATAAAAGTTGTTAATCACTCACCATCCATTTTTTTAACAGCTCTATAATTTGGATATGCCCTCTCAGGACTTCCTTCAACCTCCACAGATTCTTCATTCAAATCCTCAGGTATTCCTTTCAACATAACATCATTCTTTTTCATCTTCTTCGGGTATTCTTCTATCTTCCCAGCTTTTCCTTCCTCCTCTTCTGAACTTGCGTCCGCCCTTTCAGGACTTTCTTCTACCTCCACAGATTCTTCATTTATATTCTCAGGTGATCCTTTAAACATAACATAATTCTTTTTCATCTTCTTCGGGTATTCTTCTTTCTTCCCAGATTTTCCTTCCTCCTCTTCTGAACTTGCGTCCGCCCTCTCAGGACTTTCTTTTACCTCCACAGATTCTTCATTTATATTCTCAGGTGATCCTTTAAACATAACATAATTCTTTTTCATCTTCTTCGGGTATTCTTCTATCTTCTTAGATTTTCCTTCTTTCTCTTCTGAACTTGCGTCCGCCCTCTCAGGACTTTCTTCTACCTCCACAGATTCTTCATTTATATTCTCAGGTGATCCTTTAAACATAACATAATTCTTTTTCGTCTTCTTCGGGTATTCTTCTTTCTTCCCAGATTTTCCTTCCTCCTCTTCTGAACTTGCGTCCGCCCTCTCAGGACTTTCTTTTACCTCCACAGATTCTTCATTTATATTCTCAGGTGATCCTTTAAACATTACATAATTCTTTTTCATCTTCTTCGGGTATTCTTCTTTCTTTCCAGATTTTCCTTCCTCCTCTTCTGAACTTGCGTCTGCCCTCTCAGGACTTTCTTCTACCTCCACAGATTCTTCATTTATCTTCTCAGGTGATCCTTTAAACATAACATAATTCTTTTTCATCTTCTTCGGGTATTCTTCTTTCTTCCCAGATTTTCCTTCCTCCTCTTCTGAACTTGCGTCCGCCCTCTCAGGACTTTCTTTTACTTCCACAGATTCTTCATTTATATTCTCAGGTGATCCTTTAAACATAACATAATTCTTTTTCATCTTCTTCGGGTATTCTTCTATCTTCTGAGATTTTCCTTCTTTCTCTTCTGAACTTGCGTCCGCCCTCTCAGGACTTTCTTCTACCTCCACAGATTCTTTATTTATATTCTCAGGTGATCCTTTAAACATAACATAATTCTTTTTCATCTTCTTCGGGTATTCTTCTATCTTCTTAGATTTTCCTTCTTTCTCTTCTGAACTTGCGTCCGCCCTCTCAGGACTTTCTTCTACATCCACAGATTCTTCATTTATATTCTCAGGTGATCCTTTAAACATAACATAATTCTTTTTCGTCTTCTTCGGGTATTCTTCTATCTTCTTAGATTTTCCTTCTTTCTGTTCTGAACTTGCGTCCGCCCTCTCAGGACTTTCTTCTACCTCCACAGATTCTTCATTTATATTCTCAGGTGATCCTTTAAACATAACATAATTCTTTTTCATCTTCTTCGGGTATTCTTCTAACTTCTTAGATTTTCCTTCTTTCTGTTCTGAACTTGCGTCCGCCCTCTCAGGACTTTCTTCTACCTCCACAGATTCTTCATTTATATTCTCAGGTGATCCTTTAAACATAACATAATTCTTTTTCATCTTCTTCGGGTATTCTTCTATCTTCTTAGATTTTCCTTCTTTCTCTTCTGAACTTGCGTCCGCCCTCTCAGGACTTTCTTCTACCTCCACAGATTCTTCATTTATATTCTCAGGTGATCCTTTAAACATAACATAATTCTTTTTCGTCTTCTTCGGGTATTCTTCTATCTTCTTAGATTTTCCTTCTTTCTGTTCTGAACTTGCGTCCGCCCTCTGAGGACTTTCTTCTACCTCCACAGATTCTTCATTTATATTCTCAGGTGATCCTTTAAACATAACATAATTCTTTTTCATCTTCTTCGGGTATTCTTCTATCTTCACAGATTTTTCTTCCACCACTTCTGAACTTGCGTCCGGCCTCTCGGGGCTTTCTTTTACCTCTACAGATTCTTCATTTATATTCTGAGGTATTCCTTTCAACATAATATCATTCTTTCTCATCTTCTTCGGATATTCTTCTATCTTCACAGATTTTTCTTCCACCACTTCTGAACTTGCGTCCGGCCTCTCCGAGCTTCCTTTTACCTCTACAGATTCTTCATTTATATTCTGAGGTATTCCTTTCAATATAACATCATTCTTTCTCATCTTCTTCGGGTATTCTTCTATCTTCTTAGATTTTCCTTCTTTCTCTTCTGAACTTGCGTCCGCCCTCTCAGGACTTTCTTCTACCTCTACAGATTCTTCATTTATATTCTCAGGTGATCCTTTAAACATTACATAATTCTTTTTCATCTTCTTCGGGTATTCTTCTTTATTTCCAGATTTTCCTTCCTCCTCTTCTGAACTTGCGTCCGCCCTCTCAGGACTTTCTTCTACCTCCACAGATTCTTCATTTATATTCTCAGGCATTCCTTTCAacataacataattttttttcatctttttcgGGTATTTTTCTATCTTCTTAGATTTTCCTTCTTTCTCTTCTGAACTTGCGTCCGCCCTCTCAGGACTTTCTTCTACCTCCACAGATTCTTCATTCATATTCTGAGGTATTCCTTTCAACATAACATCATTCTTTCTCATCTTCTTCGGATATTCTTCTATCTTCACAGATTTTTCTTCCACCACTTCTGAACTTGCGTCTGGCCTCTCCGAGCTTCCTTTTACCTCTACAGATTCTTCATTTATATTCTCAGGTATTCCTTTCAACATTACATCATTCTTTCTCATCTTCTTCGGATATTCTTCTATCTTCACAGATTTTTCTTCCACCACTTCTGAACTTGCGTCCGGCCTCTCAGGGATTCCTTTTACCTCTACAGATTCTTCATTCATATTATGAGGTATTCCTTTCAAAATAACATCATTCTTTCTCATCTTCTTCGGATATTCTTCTGTCTTCACAGATTTTTCGTCCACCACTTCTGAACTCTCGTCCGGCCTCTCAGGGCTTCCTTTTACCTCTACAGATTCTTCATTTATATTCTCAGGTATTCCTTTCAACATTACATCATTCTTTCTCATCTTCTTCGGATATTCTTCTATCTTCACAGATTTTTCTTCCACCACTTCTGAACTTGCGTCCGGCCTCCCAGGGCTTCCTTTTACCTCTACAGATTCTTCATTTATATTCTCAGGTATTCCTTTCAACATAACATCATTCTTTCTCATCGTCTTCGGATATTCTTCTATCTTCACAGATTTTTCTTCCACCACTTCTGAACTTGCGTCCGGCCTCTCGGGGCTTTCTTTTACCTCTACAGATTCTTCATTTATATTCTGAGGTATTCCTTTCAAAATAACATCATTCTTTCTCATCTTCTTCGGATATTCTTCTATCTTCACAGATTTTTCGTCCACCACTTCTGAACTCTCGTCCGGCCTCTCAGGGCTTCCTTTTACCTCTACAGATTCTTCATTTATATTCTCAGGTATTCCTTTCAACATTACATCATTCTTTCTCATCTTCTTCGGATATTCTTCAATCTTCACAGATTTTTCTTCCACCACTTCTGAACTTGCGTCCGGCCTCTCAGGGATTCCTTTTACCTCTACAGATTCTTCATTCATATTCTGAGGTATTCCTTTCAACATAACATCAGTCTTTCTCATCTTCTTCGGATATTCTTCTATATTCACAGAAGGGCTTCCTTCTACCTCTACAGATTCTTCATTTATATTCTGAGGTATTTCTTTCAACATAACATCATTCTTTTTCATCTTCTTCGGATATTCTTCTATCTTCTCAGATTCTTCTTCCACCACTTCTGAACTTGCGTCTGGCCTCTCAGGGCTTCCCTTTCCCTCTACAGATTCTTCATTTATATTCCCAGGTATTAATTTCAACATAGCATCATTCTTTTTCATCTTCTTCGGATATTCTTCTATCTTCTCAAATTTTTCTTCCACGACTTCTGAACTTGCGTCCGGCCTCTCAGGACTTCCTTTTACCTCTACAGATTCTTCATttatattctgaggttttctttTCAACATAACATCATTCTTTTTCATCTTCTTCGGATATTCTTCTATCTTCTCAGATTTTTCTTCCACCACTTCTGAACTTGCGTCCGGCCTCTCAGAGCTTCCTTTTACTTCTACAGATTCTTCATTTATATTCTGAGGTATTCCTTTCAACATAACATCATTCTTTTTCATCTTCTTCGGATATTCTTCTATCTTTCCAGATTTTCCTTCCTCCTCTTCTGAACGTGCGACCGCTCTCTCAGAACTACCTTTTACTTCCTCAGGATTTTTCCTTTTGATCTCAACAGAACTCGTTTCTATCTTCGGCGGTTCCGTTTCCATCTCCTTCAATTTTCCTTTCATCTTCTTGAGTTTTCGTTCCATCTCTTCAGGTTTTCCCTCCATTTTCAGTTTCATTTCTGGAATAAAATGATTCATCTAATTCGATATTGAATAAAGATTTCTACTCACCATTTCCAGGTAGATCATTGCTTATATACCTACTTCGGTTTTGATGATTCCAATCTCTCAGTTTTTCTTGTGGGATTCCAATAACTACTAGAATATTGGACAActatgaattaaaaaaatttcatgtgaataaaataaattggACTGAATTTTTGCAACTTAATAGCCCGGAATAGAGTGTCGCAATTCAACTGAGACCTTTAGATGGAAATCTTGATGAGATCACGTGTGGTTATTTTCGAGATTTTTCCTACTTACCGCTCTTAGCTCTTCCGTTTACTGGATTCGATTCAGGTGATTCAATAccaatattttccatttcttctCTAGATTGCCCTGAAATAAATTCATATCAACTAAAAGTATCCTACCATACCCTTACATAATACACAATACCATTTACCATAATTTCAGATGATATAATcggtttttggattttaaagTTCTGATCaccgaatgaataatattgTTCTCTTGATGTCGCGTTCCCTTTTTTGTACGGGGTTGTTGTAATTGACGCTAAAaagaataaaattataattacgaAGTTAATTCATTATCTGCTACTTCACAGCGTAAATATTTTCAGGTCAAAAGGCAATGCAAACAATCaattattaatttttaattCCTTTTCCTATTTTTTTACTATCTCGCTTTCCTTCCGATTTGATTTTAGAATACTTGAGATCGTAAAAAAACCTGAATCATTTGAACTGTTAAAACCGAAAtactctataatttttgaaaaatgttaaaGAACTCTAGAAGCTAATTGAATATCATCAGCAAAAGTAtcttaaaaaatcataaaaaatattatatgacGTACTCATTAAATTTTTCCTAGTCGCTGGATAACCCAATActgatatttttatatttccattatTTCCTACATTCGTACTATTCATACCTGAAATATTAAACATATAATGTGTTCAAACAAAACAATTCGGCAATATATCAACCAAAATTGTCGATATTCTGCCAAATAGCATCAAAAATCTATCCAATgcacgtaaaatatattttaattaATGGTCCTAAGTACGACTCTGTCGTCCTATTCCTTTGTAGGCCTTAGACAAAAGAAAGAGGCTCTTTCTTTTGTCTAAGGCTCAATGCGACCTCTCTGGATCTGTTTTGAAGCTGTGGGAACCTTTTCTTATGTGTTGCCTATTCAAAAACTGTCTTATTTCTGAATAGGCAACACATTGAACACGAGGCTGTATTTTGAATAGtaaaaaaatgagaaatatggcctaatataaattaaaacaaaacaaattataAATTGTGAAATAAAAAGAAGATTTAATAACCAAGAGTTTTCAATATTCCAAGTAATCCTTGAACGGAGGTTTTAAGAAAGGTGGCAGTTTTTGGGAGATAAGAAAAGTATGCATTCATATTTCGTTATTATATTTAGGACTGGCTTTTTGCGTTCAAGTCTCAACTTACCTTTTGAGCTTTTACTATCAGTTGGGGTAATTCTCAAAACAACGTCAATATTATTCCCTTTCGACTGACCTAAGAAAAATTTTTAGGTATATTTTTAGCCAGAATCAAAGGAACAGGTTTATAAAATTGTTATCACTTTGAAACAACTCTTGCCTGATTGATAATTGATGGACTCTCCCTTCATGATATCATTTTTACTTCCGTCTCCTTCATTTTCTATCTTAAGCTTGTTGAATCTTTCTCTCTCCCCAGAATCAAATGTGGAGTTTTCACCTGAAGCTCTGTCAGAACCTTCATTGTGTTTAGTCGAGGAAGACTTATTCGCATTGATCATACGCTATAGAAAAACTATCGAATTAATAAAGGAAATTAAGCTAGAGAAACACTATTTAACAAATTTGTTAAACGGAAAGAAAGAGTTGAATATATTatcttaattattatttttcaaaagttcaaaGATGAGTGAAAACAGAACTCTTTCTAATTTCAAATCATGACAAATACCCACCACTAACTCAAACTCACTTTTTCTGAGAGTGTCAAACTGTATTCGAGTAGTTTAATTTTGTGTCCATCAGAACTCAGTTCCGATGATTGTCCATAACTTATGCGATAAGTGAGGGATGGAGCTATAAccgaaattgttttttctatcaAATGAGCCAAGTTTGTGGGTAGACTTCTATTGGCGCCTTTTGGGGGTTTGATTTCGTAGAAAGCTTCAACCTCACCACCACCGGTTTTTCTCAAATGGCCTACAACTTTTACCAAGAGTTCCGATATGCTTCTGCTGAAATCTTCCTCAACATTGGCTTCTGTAGAATTCGAGTAGTCCAAAACGACTGTAATAAAACCAGTTATATTCTGTTTCAATTGAATTCTtgatttattcagaaaaaattcttgaatcATACATACCTTTTTCCCATTTTTCACAAAATGTAACATCGAAAACGATCAGGAATATCAAGCAAGAAATTCCTGAAAGTATAAGCTGCATCTCGCTgaatagaaataataataagttcaTCAAGGATTAAATAAGCCATACCTTATAAACAATTTCGGGCATCATTAATCACGCTGATTGTTTTTTCTTGTCATTAAGTAAGGTAACAATATAAGAGAGTGAAACTCGTAGGTGGAACATTAGCTGCTTTAAAAAATGGAAACAGAAAATTATTGATTCATCTTCAGCAGAATCGTTTCTGATTCCTGAATATTGTGCAttttataatctttgatatcaACCCATAAATAGTGGATGCGCATATTGTTTGCCATGAATAAAATTGGCGCATTCACCTGATTAAAATCTTCATAATTCAGTAtcatctttgagtattcaatggGGGTTAATATAATACTCAAGGGTATCATCTAATCTTGGAACCTTCTgttgaattctttttttttgcgtTCAGCTTAAGTGAAGTTTAGTCGGGAGACATACCAGAGGGTATTTGAGTAGTCCACAGATTTGATAATACACATGTTACAAAGATTAATTTTGTATTATTACTATGTATTTCGACTATGAAAAGGTTGTACATACCTCGAAAACTTTCATGCTATTCGTTATTCGCCATAAATTGATGATTTAATGCATAATAACAAgtttatttgaatggatttcAACCTTAAAATGTAATTGAGAAGAAAAGAGTATCCACATCCAGTTTAGCATTCGGCTTAAGGGTAATAATGGAAACTGACAGATTAGAAACCAGATATAACCTCCGATTATCTCCttcatttcaataaaacaatattgataaaaatacTCATATATTTATTTGATACTTAAGACGCCTAAATTGATAACAATATCTAAAATATACTTAAACACAAATGAAGCCAACAAAAACAAAGAACCCTGCCTATATAATACAGTTctacatattaatttttttaaatctgtaTATTCACAACATTAAATTGGTTTATATAACAGTGTCGTAACATATTTCTTGCGATACCTGTGGGTGGCACTCAAAACCATAACACCATCCTTAATAGAGAGAGCATACAGATGGTTCAGCATCACATGATTCGGTTCAGGTAATAAGGTTGGCTCACACTAAAAAAGAAATCAAGTGAACTGAACAAAGAAATATATTATTTGGCTTACCGATAATGGTGTGTCTTTATTCAGAATAACTTGTAAGAGATGAGGTGGTAAAACAGGaggttcattgaatttttcccAAGGTTTGTTTGCGGGGATTTCTTGGGAAAACTCTTTTTGTGCATCATTTTCAGAACCCTCCTGGTCTTTGTCTAAGGCttcgaaaacttcaaaatctgaTTTCTTCACAGATATCAGGTTATTTTTTATTCCAGATGGGTCTTCTACAGTCTTGTTTGATGGATCATTTTTCCACTCTCCGTCAacgaaaaatttatattgatgctCCCCTTCGGGTAGGTCGATTATAGTGACAAAATCCAAACCCAAATGAGATTTTACCATGGGTATTGCCTTCCATTCAGAGAAAGTACCAGTAATGTAAACATCCTTTCCACCACCTTCCCACCTGAATACTGTTGGAGTCTTATCACTAGTTGTGCTAGTCTCTATTTGAGACCCTTCGGACGCAGTATTCCATCTCTCGAAGGAAAGATTGGGCGGTTTAGAATAAAATTGCTCCTCTTCGTCCTGAGAATGCTGCATCACAATCTTATCTGTTTTTTTGTCGAACACAAACGCTTGACCCTCTTTGACTGGCGATGATGGAGCAGTTTCCCCAGAAGACTTGTGACGTTCTCTTTGGGAGCCTCCTGCATTTCCCATGATTTAAAACTGATTTCCACTAATTGACTTCTGATTTAAAGTCAAGCACCTAACCTTGAattaatggaaaaacaaaaacttaGGAAATGTCAACCAACGAGCATAAACAAGAACGATCACAGAGTAGAGACTATCGCACCATAGAACACTATTATACACTCGCGCCTTATTTTTTAGGCAATTACGAACAGATGAAACACAtaaggcctgttttggttcgctttaaggatggttccagaacggttcaaaacagtcgcacatttatttattcagcgtaagctcgcgcgtagcatgTGTGTAGCTTCCCATAGcattgctgctccactactttgaaccgattcggaaccgcctaaagtgcgaaccaaaacaaagccataaaataaaaagaattaGCAAAAATAAGTAAACTAGAAGGTGTAGCATTGAggtgaaaaaattatcaatatttcatttttcgttataaaaaatttccttcGGGCCGGATTTGAACCAGCGACCTATGGATGTCCAACGTTTATTAGCCACTACAGTCCACCGCTCTACCAACTGAGCTACCGAAGGTATGCATTATTGTAAGATAATCCAATATAAGATTATATTCACGTGCCCAAATGAATAGAAGCACCTTATAGGTAATCTTTTCTTCTCGCTTACTAAACACCTATGGAATGTACCCTCCATAAGCAACATGATTTAATGGCAAAATCGAACATTAATTAATCTTCTTTTTGGACAATTTTATCACAGCATGAGCTATAATGTTAAATATATGACTTCAAT
This genomic stretch from Coccinella septempunctata chromosome 7, icCocSept1.1, whole genome shotgun sequence harbors:
- the LOC123316629 gene encoding 5'-AMP-activated protein kinase subunit beta-1 is translated as MGNAGGSQRERHKSSGETAPSSPVKEGQAFVFDKKTDKIVMQHSQDEEEQFYSKPPNLSFERWNTASEGSQIETSTTSDKTPTVFRWEGGGKDVYITGTFSEWKAIPMVKSHLGLDFVTIIDLPEGEHQYKFFVDGEWKNDPSNKTVEDPSGIKNNLISVKKSDFEVFEALDKDQEGSENDAQKEFSQEIPANKPWEKFNEPPVLPPHLLQVILNKDTPLSCEPTLLPEPNHVMLNHLYALSIKDGVMVLSATHRYRKKYVTTLLYKPI